Proteins from a genomic interval of Musa acuminata AAA Group cultivar baxijiao chromosome BXJ1-9, Cavendish_Baxijiao_AAA, whole genome shotgun sequence:
- the LOC103973688 gene encoding myosin-8 isoform X2, which produces MATQPNIAVGSEVWVEDPDVAWIDGEVLDVKRDEITISCSSGKTVTAKTLKVHPKDPEAAPGGVDDMTKLAYLHEPGVLQNLRSRYDMNEIYTYTGNILIAVNPFRRLPHLYDSHMMEQYKGAVFGELSPHPFAVADAAYRQMINEGVSQSILVSGESGAGKTESTKMLMRYLAYMGGRVASEGRTVEQQVLQSNPVLEAFGNAKTVRNNNSSRFGKFVEIQFDQSGRISGAAIRTYLLERSRVCQVSDPERNYHCFYMLCAAPPEDIGRFKLGSPRTFHYLNQSKCYELDGVDDAKEYLETKNAMDIIGITADEQDAIFRVVAAILHLGNVEFADGKEIDSSQPKDEKSWFHLRTAAELLMCDVNALEDSLCTRVIVTRDENIVKTLDLAAAVLSRDALAKIIYSRLFDWLVNKINNSIGQDPDSKNLIGVLDIYGFESFKTNSFEQFCINLTNEKLQQHFNQHVFKMEQEEYTKEEIDWSYIEFVDNQDILDLIEKKPGGIIALLDEACMLPRSTHETFAQKLYQSFKNNKRFSKPKLSRSDFIISHYAGDVTYQTEFFLDKNKDYVVAEHQALLTASKCSFVSSLFPPLSEDASKSSKFSSIGARFKQQLQALLETLSATEPHYIRCVKPNNLLKPAIYENHNVLQQLRCGGVMEAIRISCAGYPTRRTFDEFIDRFGILAPEVFDGSCDEVAVSKKLLGKVNLKGYQIGKTKVFLRAGQMAELDALRNEVLGRSANLIQRKVRSYLSRRSFILLKKSAIMIQTICRGQHARQIYEIKRKEAAALRIQTYFRVHFARKTYKELLYSSITIQAGLRGMTARKELRFRQQTKAATIIQSRCRQYLACLHYSRMKKAAITTQCSWRGRVARSELRKLKMAARETGALQAAKNKLEKQVEELTWRLQLEKRIRADMEEAKTQENAKLQAALQEMQQKFDETKALLVKEQEAAKQAAEQVPVVKEIPVIDTVLMDKLRDENEKLKALVSSLEMKIDESEKKYEETSRISEERLKKATEAESKIVNLNNAIERLQEKLSNLESEDQILRQQAMLHSPIKRMSEHLSIPVTPTNQNLENGHHDFQEPKSAPPAVNDYANGGTKLNRPSIERQQEDVDALINCVSKNIGFSEGKPVSAFTIYKCLIHWKSFEAEKTSVFDHLIQMIGSAIEDEHDNDHLAYWLSNGSTLLFLLQRSLKVAGAVGSTAQRKPPAPTSFFGRMTQSFRSSSSVSLAVDGLSVVRQVEAKYPALLFKQQLTAYVEKIYGIIRDNVKKDLSSLLSLCIQAPRTTRASMLRGVGRSPRQTQGNHWQNIIERLDNLLKTMQENYVPLVLIQKMYTQIFSFINVQVFNSLLLRRECCSFSNGEYVKSGLGELELWCTKTKPQYTGLSWDELKHIRQAVGFLVIFQKYRISYDEIVNDLCPVLSVQQLYRICIQYWDDKYNTKSVSADVLSNMRVLMTEDSNDAESSAFLLDDNSSIPFSVDDLLSSLQEKEFMHVRSAEELTENPAFQFLQE; this is translated from the exons ATG GCAACCCAGCCCAATATTGCCGTGGGATCTGAGGTCTGGGTCGAAGATCCTGATGTGGCTTGGATAGATGGGGAAGTTTTGGACGTCAAAAGGGACGAAATCACCATTAGCTGTAGTTCTGGAAAGACG GTGACTGCCAAAACTTTGAAGGTTCATCCTAAGGATCCTGAGGCCGCACCTGGTGGGGTGGATGACATGACAAAGCTTGCTTATTTGCATGAACCTGGAGTTTTACAGAACTTAAGATCTAGATATGACATGAATGAAATCTAT ACCTATACTGGAAACATATTGATCGCTGTCAATCCTTTCCGAAGGCTGCCTCATCTCTATGATAGCCACATGATGGAACAATACAAAGGGGCAGTTTTTGGTGAGCTAAGTCCTCATCCATTTGCTGTTGCAGATGCTGCATACCG GCAGATGATAAATGAGGGAGTAAGCCAATCAATTTTGGTAAGTGGAGAAAGTGGAGCAGGTAAAACAGAAAGCACCAAAATGCTTATGCGGTATCTTGCATACATGGGAGGTAGAGTTGCATCTGAAGGCCGAACTGTCGAGCAACAAGTGTTGCAG TCGAATCCTGTTCTTGAAGCATTTGGGAATGCAAAGACAGTTAGAAACAACAATTCAAG TCGTTTTGGCAAGTTTGTTGAGATTCAGTTTGATCAGAGTGGAAGGATCTCCGGAGCTGCCATTCGAACTTACCTTCTTGAGAGATCTCGGGTCTGCCAAGTATCTGATCCTGAGAGAAATTATCATTGTTTTTACATGCTTTGTGCAGCTCCGCCAGAG GATATAGGAAGATTTAAACTGGGAAGTCCTAGAACATTTCACTATCTTAACCAGTCTAAGTGCTATGAGCTTGATGGAGTAGATGATGCAAAAGAGTACCTGGAAACTAAAAACGCTATGGATATTATTGGAATAACTGCTGATGAACAG GATGCCATTTTCCGGGTTGTGGCTGCTATTCTTCATTTAGGGAATGTTGAGTTTGCAGATGGAAAGGAAATAGATTCATCACAGCCAAAAGATGAAAAATCTTGGTTTCATTTGAGAACTGCTGCTGAACTTTTAAT GTGTGATGTAAATGCACTCGAGGATTCTTTGTGTACGCGTGTTATTGTAACCCGTGATGAGAACATAGTAAAAACCTTGGATTTGGCAGCTGCTGTGCTTAGTAGGGATGCCCTTGCAAAAATCATATATTCACGACTTTTTGATTG GCTTGTAAACAAAATCAACAATTCGATTGGTCAAGATCCTGATTCAAAGAACTTAATTGGAGTTCTGGACATATATGGCTTTGAAAGTTTCAAGACAAACAG CTTTGAGCAGTTCTGCATCAATCTGACAAATGAAAAATTGCAGCAACATTTTAACCAG CATGTTTTTAAAATGGAGCAAGAAGAatatacaaaagaagaaatcGATTGGAGTTACATTGAATTTGTTGATAATCAGGATATTCTTGATCTGATCGAAAAG AAACCTGGTGGAATAATTGCTCTTCTTGATGAAGCTTG CATGTTACCCAGATCAACGCATGAAACATTTGCTCAGAAGTTGTACCAGTCCTTCAAAAACAATAAGCGGTTCAGCAAGCCAAAATTATCACGCTCTGATTTTATAATTTCCCACTATGCTGGTGAT GTCACCTACCAGACAGAATTTTTCTTGGACAAGAACAAAGATTATGTTGTTGCTGAGCACCAGGCACTCTTGACGGCCTCTAAATGTTCTTTTGTTTCAAGCCTATTTCCTCCTCTCTCTGAGGATGCATCAAAATCCTCAAAATTTTCATCAATTGGCGCTAGATTTAAG CAACAATTACAGGCTCTGCTAGAAACTCTAAGTGCCACTGAGCCACACTATATTCGTTGTGTGAAACCAAATAATCTTCTGAAGCCAGCAATTTATGAGAATCATAATGTTCTCCAGCAGCTACGTTGTGGG GGGGTGATGGAGGCAATTAGGATAAGTTGTGCTGGATATCCAACTAGACGAACATTTGATGAATTCATAGACCGTTTTGGCATCCTTGCACCTGAAGTTTTCGATGGAAG TTGTGATGAGGTAGCTGTCTCAAAGAAGTTGTTAGGAAAAGTGAATCTCAAAGGCTATCAG ATAGGAAAGACGAAGGTGTTTCTTCGAGCTGGACAGATGGCTGAACTTGATGCCCTTAGAAATGAAGTCTTAGGGAGATCTGCTAACTTAATTCAAAGAAAAGTTCGATCATACTTGTCCCGTAGAAGTTTCATTTTGCTGAAAAAGTCTGCCATAATGATTCAAACAATATGCAGAG GACAACATGCAAGGCAAATTTATGAGATCAAGCGGAAAGAAGCTGCTGCACTTAGGATTCAGACATATTTTCGTGTGCATTTTGCAAGAAAAACTTACAAGGAGTTGTTATATTCATCTATCACAATTCAAGCTGGTTTACGTGGGATGACTGCTCGTAAGGAGCTTCGTTTCAGGCAACAGACAAAAGCTGCAACCATTATTCAG AGTCGATGCCGCCAATACTTGGCATGTTTGCATTATTCAAGAATGAAGAAAGCAGCAATCACTACTCAATGTTCATGGAGAGGAAGAGTTGCGAGAAGTGAACTGCGGAAATTAAAAATG GCTGCAAGAGAAACCGGTGCCCTTCAAGCTGCTAAAAATAAGTTAGAAAAGCAAGTTGAGGAACTTACATGGCGTCTACAGCTGGAGAAACGCATACGG GCGGATATGGAAGAAGCTAAAACACAGGAGAATGCAAAACTGCAAGCTGCTTTGCAGGAGATGCAACAAAAATTTGATGAAACAAAAGCTTTGCTAGTAAAAGAACAGGAGGCTGCCAAGCAGGCTGCTGAACAAGTTCCTGTCGTTAAAGAAATCCCAGTTATTGATACAGTTCTTATGGATAAGCTTAGGGATGAGAATGAGAAGCTTAAG GCTTTGGTGAGTTCTCTTGAAATGAAGATTGATGAATCTGAGAAGAAGTATGAAGAAACAAGCAGAATTAGTGAGGAAAGGCTGAAGAAGGCAACGGAGGCAGAATCTAAGATCGTTAACCTCAACAATGCAATTGAAAG GCTTCAAGAGAAACTATCTAACCTGGAGTCAGAGGATCAGATTCTTCGGCAGCAGGCTATGTTGCATTCACCAATAAAACGCATGTCAGAACATTTATCAATTCCAGTCACTCCTACCAATCAG AATTTGGAAAATGgtcaccatgatttccaagagccTAAG AGTGCACCTCCTGCTGTCAATGATTATGCAAATGGTGGTACCAAGTTAAATAGACCCTCCATCGAGAGGCAGCAG GAAGATGTTGATGCCCTTATTAATTGTGTCTCTAAAAATATCGGATTTAGTGAAGGAAAGCCAGTATCTGCATTCACAATCTACAAATGTCTTATTCATTGGAAATCATTTGAAGCAGAAAAGACTAGTGTTTTTGATCATCTTATACAGATGATCGGTTCTGCAATTGAG GATGAGCATGACAATGACCATCTTGCATACTGGCTATCAAATGGTTCTACTTTGTTATTCCTGCTGCAACGAAGTCTTAAAGTTGCTGGTGCAGTTGGGAGTACTGCACAACGAAAACCTCCTGCGCCAACATCATTTTTTGGGAGAATGACTCAA AGTTTTCGCTCCTCATCTTCTGTAAGCCTTGCTGTGGATGGACTATCTGTTGTGCGCCAAGTTGAGGCAAAGTATCCTGCCTTGCTTTTCAAGCAGCAGCTAACAGCTTATGTGGAGAAGATATATGGAATTATCCGTGATAATGTGAAAAAGGATTTATCTTCCTTGCTATCGTTATGCATCCAG GCCCCAAGAACAACAAGGGCAAGTATGCTGCGAGGTGTTGGGCGTTCACCTCGTCAGACACAAGGGAACCATTGGCAGAACATCATTGAGAGACTCGATAACCTCCTTAAAACAATGCaagaaaattat GTACCTCTTGTTCTAATTCAGAAGATGTACACGCAAATTTTCTCATTCATCAACGTACAAGTTTTTAACAG TCTGCTTCTTCGTCGTGAGTGTTGCTCTTTTAGCAACGGAGAGTATGTGAAATCTGGTCTAGGTGAACTGGAACTATGGTGTACAAAAACAAAACCTCAG TACACAGGTTTGTCTTGGGATGAACTTAAGCACATTAGACAAGCTGTTGGTTTCTTG GTGATATTTCAGAAGTATAGGATTTCATATGATGAGATTGTGAACGATCTCTGCCCA GTTCTTAGTGTCCAGCAGCTCTATAGAATTTGCATTCAGTACTGGGATGACAAGTACAATACAAAAAGCGTCTCTGCAGAT GTCCTCTCCAATATGCGGGTATTAATGACAGAGGATTCTAATGACGCAGAAAGCAGTGCCTTCCTGCTAGATGATAACTCGAG CATTCCCTTCTCGGTAGATGACTTGTTAAGCTCTTTGCAAGAGAAGGAATTTATGCATGTCAGGTCAGCAGAGGAACTTACGGAAAACCCGGCCTTCCAATTTTTACAGGAATGA
- the LOC103973688 gene encoding myosin-8 isoform X1, protein MATQPNIAVGSEVWVEDPDVAWIDGEVLDVKRDEITISCSSGKTVTAKTLKVHPKDPEAAPGGVDDMTKLAYLHEPGVLQNLRSRYDMNEIYTYTGNILIAVNPFRRLPHLYDSHMMEQYKGAVFGELSPHPFAVADAAYRQMINEGVSQSILVSGESGAGKTESTKMLMRYLAYMGGRVASEGRTVEQQVLQSNPVLEAFGNAKTVRNNNSSRFGKFVEIQFDQSGRISGAAIRTYLLERSRVCQVSDPERNYHCFYMLCAAPPEDIGRFKLGSPRTFHYLNQSKCYELDGVDDAKEYLETKNAMDIIGITADEQDAIFRVVAAILHLGNVEFADGKEIDSSQPKDEKSWFHLRTAAELLMCDVNALEDSLCTRVIVTRDENIVKTLDLAAAVLSRDALAKIIYSRLFDWLVNKINNSIGQDPDSKNLIGVLDIYGFESFKTNSFEQFCINLTNEKLQQHFNQHVFKMEQEEYTKEEIDWSYIEFVDNQDILDLIEKKPGGIIALLDEACMLPRSTHETFAQKLYQSFKNNKRFSKPKLSRSDFIISHYAGDVTYQTEFFLDKNKDYVVAEHQALLTASKCSFVSSLFPPLSEDASKSSKFSSIGARFKQQLQALLETLSATEPHYIRCVKPNNLLKPAIYENHNVLQQLRCGGVMEAIRISCAGYPTRRTFDEFIDRFGILAPEVFDGSCDEVAVSKKLLGKVNLKGYQIGKTKVFLRAGQMAELDALRNEVLGRSANLIQRKVRSYLSRRSFILLKKSAIMIQTICRGQHARQIYEIKRKEAAALRIQTYFRVHFARKTYKELLYSSITIQAGLRGMTARKELRFRQQTKAATIIQSRCRQYLACLHYSRMKKAAITTQCSWRGRVARSELRKLKMAARETGALQAAKNKLEKQVEELTWRLQLEKRIRADMEEAKTQENAKLQAALQEMQQKFDETKALLVKEQEAAKQAAEQVPVVKEIPVIDTVLMDKLRDENEKLKALVSSLEMKIDESEKKYEETSRISEERLKKATEAESKIVNLNNAIERLQEKLSNLESEDQILRQQAMLHSPIKRMSEHLSIPVTPTNQNLENGHHDFQEPKEVQSAPPAVNDYANGGTKLNRPSIERQQEDVDALINCVSKNIGFSEGKPVSAFTIYKCLIHWKSFEAEKTSVFDHLIQMIGSAIEDEHDNDHLAYWLSNGSTLLFLLQRSLKVAGAVGSTAQRKPPAPTSFFGRMTQSFRSSSSVSLAVDGLSVVRQVEAKYPALLFKQQLTAYVEKIYGIIRDNVKKDLSSLLSLCIQAPRTTRASMLRGVGRSPRQTQGNHWQNIIERLDNLLKTMQENYVPLVLIQKMYTQIFSFINVQVFNSLLLRRECCSFSNGEYVKSGLGELELWCTKTKPQYTGLSWDELKHIRQAVGFLVIFQKYRISYDEIVNDLCPVLSVQQLYRICIQYWDDKYNTKSVSADVLSNMRVLMTEDSNDAESSAFLLDDNSSIPFSVDDLLSSLQEKEFMHVRSAEELTENPAFQFLQE, encoded by the exons ATG GCAACCCAGCCCAATATTGCCGTGGGATCTGAGGTCTGGGTCGAAGATCCTGATGTGGCTTGGATAGATGGGGAAGTTTTGGACGTCAAAAGGGACGAAATCACCATTAGCTGTAGTTCTGGAAAGACG GTGACTGCCAAAACTTTGAAGGTTCATCCTAAGGATCCTGAGGCCGCACCTGGTGGGGTGGATGACATGACAAAGCTTGCTTATTTGCATGAACCTGGAGTTTTACAGAACTTAAGATCTAGATATGACATGAATGAAATCTAT ACCTATACTGGAAACATATTGATCGCTGTCAATCCTTTCCGAAGGCTGCCTCATCTCTATGATAGCCACATGATGGAACAATACAAAGGGGCAGTTTTTGGTGAGCTAAGTCCTCATCCATTTGCTGTTGCAGATGCTGCATACCG GCAGATGATAAATGAGGGAGTAAGCCAATCAATTTTGGTAAGTGGAGAAAGTGGAGCAGGTAAAACAGAAAGCACCAAAATGCTTATGCGGTATCTTGCATACATGGGAGGTAGAGTTGCATCTGAAGGCCGAACTGTCGAGCAACAAGTGTTGCAG TCGAATCCTGTTCTTGAAGCATTTGGGAATGCAAAGACAGTTAGAAACAACAATTCAAG TCGTTTTGGCAAGTTTGTTGAGATTCAGTTTGATCAGAGTGGAAGGATCTCCGGAGCTGCCATTCGAACTTACCTTCTTGAGAGATCTCGGGTCTGCCAAGTATCTGATCCTGAGAGAAATTATCATTGTTTTTACATGCTTTGTGCAGCTCCGCCAGAG GATATAGGAAGATTTAAACTGGGAAGTCCTAGAACATTTCACTATCTTAACCAGTCTAAGTGCTATGAGCTTGATGGAGTAGATGATGCAAAAGAGTACCTGGAAACTAAAAACGCTATGGATATTATTGGAATAACTGCTGATGAACAG GATGCCATTTTCCGGGTTGTGGCTGCTATTCTTCATTTAGGGAATGTTGAGTTTGCAGATGGAAAGGAAATAGATTCATCACAGCCAAAAGATGAAAAATCTTGGTTTCATTTGAGAACTGCTGCTGAACTTTTAAT GTGTGATGTAAATGCACTCGAGGATTCTTTGTGTACGCGTGTTATTGTAACCCGTGATGAGAACATAGTAAAAACCTTGGATTTGGCAGCTGCTGTGCTTAGTAGGGATGCCCTTGCAAAAATCATATATTCACGACTTTTTGATTG GCTTGTAAACAAAATCAACAATTCGATTGGTCAAGATCCTGATTCAAAGAACTTAATTGGAGTTCTGGACATATATGGCTTTGAAAGTTTCAAGACAAACAG CTTTGAGCAGTTCTGCATCAATCTGACAAATGAAAAATTGCAGCAACATTTTAACCAG CATGTTTTTAAAATGGAGCAAGAAGAatatacaaaagaagaaatcGATTGGAGTTACATTGAATTTGTTGATAATCAGGATATTCTTGATCTGATCGAAAAG AAACCTGGTGGAATAATTGCTCTTCTTGATGAAGCTTG CATGTTACCCAGATCAACGCATGAAACATTTGCTCAGAAGTTGTACCAGTCCTTCAAAAACAATAAGCGGTTCAGCAAGCCAAAATTATCACGCTCTGATTTTATAATTTCCCACTATGCTGGTGAT GTCACCTACCAGACAGAATTTTTCTTGGACAAGAACAAAGATTATGTTGTTGCTGAGCACCAGGCACTCTTGACGGCCTCTAAATGTTCTTTTGTTTCAAGCCTATTTCCTCCTCTCTCTGAGGATGCATCAAAATCCTCAAAATTTTCATCAATTGGCGCTAGATTTAAG CAACAATTACAGGCTCTGCTAGAAACTCTAAGTGCCACTGAGCCACACTATATTCGTTGTGTGAAACCAAATAATCTTCTGAAGCCAGCAATTTATGAGAATCATAATGTTCTCCAGCAGCTACGTTGTGGG GGGGTGATGGAGGCAATTAGGATAAGTTGTGCTGGATATCCAACTAGACGAACATTTGATGAATTCATAGACCGTTTTGGCATCCTTGCACCTGAAGTTTTCGATGGAAG TTGTGATGAGGTAGCTGTCTCAAAGAAGTTGTTAGGAAAAGTGAATCTCAAAGGCTATCAG ATAGGAAAGACGAAGGTGTTTCTTCGAGCTGGACAGATGGCTGAACTTGATGCCCTTAGAAATGAAGTCTTAGGGAGATCTGCTAACTTAATTCAAAGAAAAGTTCGATCATACTTGTCCCGTAGAAGTTTCATTTTGCTGAAAAAGTCTGCCATAATGATTCAAACAATATGCAGAG GACAACATGCAAGGCAAATTTATGAGATCAAGCGGAAAGAAGCTGCTGCACTTAGGATTCAGACATATTTTCGTGTGCATTTTGCAAGAAAAACTTACAAGGAGTTGTTATATTCATCTATCACAATTCAAGCTGGTTTACGTGGGATGACTGCTCGTAAGGAGCTTCGTTTCAGGCAACAGACAAAAGCTGCAACCATTATTCAG AGTCGATGCCGCCAATACTTGGCATGTTTGCATTATTCAAGAATGAAGAAAGCAGCAATCACTACTCAATGTTCATGGAGAGGAAGAGTTGCGAGAAGTGAACTGCGGAAATTAAAAATG GCTGCAAGAGAAACCGGTGCCCTTCAAGCTGCTAAAAATAAGTTAGAAAAGCAAGTTGAGGAACTTACATGGCGTCTACAGCTGGAGAAACGCATACGG GCGGATATGGAAGAAGCTAAAACACAGGAGAATGCAAAACTGCAAGCTGCTTTGCAGGAGATGCAACAAAAATTTGATGAAACAAAAGCTTTGCTAGTAAAAGAACAGGAGGCTGCCAAGCAGGCTGCTGAACAAGTTCCTGTCGTTAAAGAAATCCCAGTTATTGATACAGTTCTTATGGATAAGCTTAGGGATGAGAATGAGAAGCTTAAG GCTTTGGTGAGTTCTCTTGAAATGAAGATTGATGAATCTGAGAAGAAGTATGAAGAAACAAGCAGAATTAGTGAGGAAAGGCTGAAGAAGGCAACGGAGGCAGAATCTAAGATCGTTAACCTCAACAATGCAATTGAAAG GCTTCAAGAGAAACTATCTAACCTGGAGTCAGAGGATCAGATTCTTCGGCAGCAGGCTATGTTGCATTCACCAATAAAACGCATGTCAGAACATTTATCAATTCCAGTCACTCCTACCAATCAG AATTTGGAAAATGgtcaccatgatttccaagagccTAAG GAAGTTCAGAGTGCACCTCCTGCTGTCAATGATTATGCAAATGGTGGTACCAAGTTAAATAGACCCTCCATCGAGAGGCAGCAG GAAGATGTTGATGCCCTTATTAATTGTGTCTCTAAAAATATCGGATTTAGTGAAGGAAAGCCAGTATCTGCATTCACAATCTACAAATGTCTTATTCATTGGAAATCATTTGAAGCAGAAAAGACTAGTGTTTTTGATCATCTTATACAGATGATCGGTTCTGCAATTGAG GATGAGCATGACAATGACCATCTTGCATACTGGCTATCAAATGGTTCTACTTTGTTATTCCTGCTGCAACGAAGTCTTAAAGTTGCTGGTGCAGTTGGGAGTACTGCACAACGAAAACCTCCTGCGCCAACATCATTTTTTGGGAGAATGACTCAA AGTTTTCGCTCCTCATCTTCTGTAAGCCTTGCTGTGGATGGACTATCTGTTGTGCGCCAAGTTGAGGCAAAGTATCCTGCCTTGCTTTTCAAGCAGCAGCTAACAGCTTATGTGGAGAAGATATATGGAATTATCCGTGATAATGTGAAAAAGGATTTATCTTCCTTGCTATCGTTATGCATCCAG GCCCCAAGAACAACAAGGGCAAGTATGCTGCGAGGTGTTGGGCGTTCACCTCGTCAGACACAAGGGAACCATTGGCAGAACATCATTGAGAGACTCGATAACCTCCTTAAAACAATGCaagaaaattat GTACCTCTTGTTCTAATTCAGAAGATGTACACGCAAATTTTCTCATTCATCAACGTACAAGTTTTTAACAG TCTGCTTCTTCGTCGTGAGTGTTGCTCTTTTAGCAACGGAGAGTATGTGAAATCTGGTCTAGGTGAACTGGAACTATGGTGTACAAAAACAAAACCTCAG TACACAGGTTTGTCTTGGGATGAACTTAAGCACATTAGACAAGCTGTTGGTTTCTTG GTGATATTTCAGAAGTATAGGATTTCATATGATGAGATTGTGAACGATCTCTGCCCA GTTCTTAGTGTCCAGCAGCTCTATAGAATTTGCATTCAGTACTGGGATGACAAGTACAATACAAAAAGCGTCTCTGCAGAT GTCCTCTCCAATATGCGGGTATTAATGACAGAGGATTCTAATGACGCAGAAAGCAGTGCCTTCCTGCTAGATGATAACTCGAG CATTCCCTTCTCGGTAGATGACTTGTTAAGCTCTTTGCAAGAGAAGGAATTTATGCATGTCAGGTCAGCAGAGGAACTTACGGAAAACCCGGCCTTCCAATTTTTACAGGAATGA
- the LOC135593488 gene encoding auxin-responsive protein IAA10-like, producing MQMVRGYDGGLASPGSVSKAEAAAAAAEEEEEGLVADDVGGGAPGKAGEREEEVLSGDGEEEGEEELDLGLTLGAAKRGKSEPSAARWGSCCRILTAKDFPSLSSLGSPRSPSASSVSSSSGTNLGGGIGTGVAGTRRAAESVSHDVGGSSHPPSQVVVGWPPIRQFRMNNLFNHSKDSTLEADTAVAIKRSNIAGGADGGSKADNGNKDHESRGKVRSSFFVKVKMDGDPIGRKVDLSAHDSYEALAVALELMFHLPTISSAIEASVHGAKISKLLDGSLEFALTYEDKDGDWMLVGDVPWGMFLEAVKRLRIMRTLDANGLGRSIHFGKHFNKVSGLIESDPPA from the exons ATGCAGATGGTTCGTGGCTACGATGGAGGCTTGGCGTCGCCTGGGTCGGTGTCGAAGGcggaagcggcggcggcggcggcggaggaggaggaggagggtttaGTGGCGGATGATGTCGGCGGTGGAGCGCCAGGGAAGGCCGGGGAAAGGGAGGAGGAAGTGTTGAGTGGCGATGGCGAGGAGGAGGGAGAAGAGGAGCTGGATTTGGGGCTGACCCTGGGGGCGGCGAAGAGGGGGAAGTCGGAGCCGTCGGCGGCGCGGTGGGGCTCGTGTTGCCGCATCCTGACGGCAAAGGACTTCCCGTCCCTGTCGTCCCTTGGTTCCCCCAGGTCCCCCTCCGCCTCCTCCGTCTCGTCTTCCTCCGGCACTAACCTCGGCGGAGGGATCGGGACTGGCGTCGCTGGGACGAGGCGGGCGGCGGAGTCCGTCTCGCACGACGTCGGTGGCTCCTCTCACCCGCCCAG TCAGGTGGTGGTGGGATGGCCGCCTATCAGGCAATTCAGGATGAACAACTTGTTCAACCATTCCAAAGACAGCACCCTTGAGGCTGATACTGCTGTTGCCATCAAGAGGAGCAACATCGCTGGTGGCGCCGATGGTGGTAGCAAGGCAGACAATGGCAACAAGGATCATGAGAGCAGAGGAAAAGTGAGGAGTTCCTTCTTCGTTAAGGTGAAAATGGATGGGGATCCTATTGGTAGGAAGGTGGATCTCAGTGCCCATGACTCTTATGAGGCACTTGCCGTCGCGCTTGAGCTCATGTTTCACTTGCCCACCATTTCCTCTGCCATCGAGGCCTCTGTCC ATGGGGCAAAGATTTCAAAGTTATTGGATGGCTCTCTGGAGTTTGCTCTTACTTACGAAGACAAAGATGGAGATTGGATGCTGGTTGGAGATGTGCCATGGGG AATGTTCTTGGAAGCAGTCAAGAGACTTAGAATCATGAGGACTTTGGATGCAAATGGGCTTGGTAGGTCGATTCATTTTGGAAAG CATTTCAACAAGGTCAGTGGCTTGATAGAGAGCGATCCTCCTGCCTAA